aatgttATTAGATAATGTAATAAGTGACTTTCATTTTTCATTCCTTTctctcttttttaaattcataatAAACTTTaacttaaatatttttttgacacattaataaacaaacaaacaaacatttACTTGAAATggtcaaatttttattaaaaataatttattattattttgtatagattttttaattttatctcatcattttttttaattaatttattttttatataaaaaaaaatattttttaaaagggTATGAGATATGAGAAAGTGAGTAAAgtagaaataaaagataaatggataaataatatgtataaagaagatatatctgataaaataataagaatGGTAATAGAAACATATTCTAATTATAATTGTACTAATTATAAGTGTAATAACATTAATAATAGTTAcactaataaatataattgtactaaatataatagttattattataataattactattataattatagtaGATTATTGGATTTTAAGAATATCTTACCTCTATATTTAATTACtggttttatttatttaagaaaatatcttaaaaatgttaaaaagGGTTTTAGAGACTCAATCCTCTTTAAGCTTTTTTTGACATGTATTTGGATGGGaataaagaattataaTGATTTACAAATACAAGATTTCTTAGAATCTTATAGATGTGATTATAAAGAGATAACATTTATAGAAGCGAATATATTGAGTAAGATTAATTATGATATTGATATTACAGAGAATGAGATGATGAACTGggatataaattaataatcagaataaacaaaatagaaacaaataaataatataaaaaaaattaaaaagttatataataacatatataataagttattttaaatacatatataataagttatatatttatttttatacgatgaattatatttatatgtgTTATATAGAAGAGTTCtccttttatttttgattatttcttaattaAACTAATGCcgtcatatttttaatataaatcaacTTGACACGTGTcactataaaaaacaagagaGATGTCAAATAAGTCTAAAAATGATACAAAATTACAATACTTATAAATACTTAATATTActtatagttttttagaaaacatttaattttggGGGAAATTGGCATCTTTCCTTAATAAATCTAAGGCATAATTAATATCTCCATTTGCTTTTATAAGTGCTTtaagattttcttcttcatcTGTAAATCCCATCTCTTTTAGAGCAGTCAATTGGCCACTGTACTGTGTCTTATACTGCCCAGGAGACTGAGGAGGCTGAGGGGAGTAAGGAGGGTATCCCCCGTAATACATGGGCTGATAAGGGGGATTATACCCCATTTGAGGAGGGTAGCCAATTTGAGGAGGATATCCCATCTGGGGACTCCCAAATCCAGACATTTGATTTATCCTGTCCAAGATCGAGGGGTCATTTTGGAGCATTTTAAAGGCGTTCATTGTGGACTGCTTAAAATTCTCTTTCATTTCTGGAGACATGCCTTGAGTCTGGACATCGATCATCTGATCGAAGAAAGTTGGATTATTCATGACCATATCAATCATTTCCTTACTCAATTTCATATTCTGACCGGGCATGTTATTTTGACTAAACCCGTTATGTTGTGGTGGGTAACCCATATTAGAATTAGGCATGTAATTCTGATTAGGCATATAGTTTTGATTAGGCATATAAGGATTATAAGCCATATTATTCTGTGGGGAATAATTCATCTGCTGAGGATATGGATTATTAATCTCTTCTTTCTTATAAGGATTAGTCTGTGGTGCCTTAGTATTATTCAGACTAGACTTGGTCTTCTTAAGGGCGAAGACCCTTTCTCCCTCATCTTTCTCACTTATGTAGTCACTGAGTTTCTTCCCTGACTCAAGTTTCTTCTgcttaatatataaaatctgCTGGTCACTTGGGATCTTCTTATCTTCAGGCATAATATCTTCTACTGCCTTCTTGAAGTCTTCTATTGATACATTTAGGTCTTGTATTTCTAAATGTAAAGTTGTGCCTCCTGTCACTACTTGAAGTTTCACCATTTTTAAGGGGTagacaaatttaaaattttaaatgtttgGCGACCAATCAGCCAAGACAAAAAAGTGAAACACAAACAACTAAAATGTATTCTAAAGTAAATGTAATCTATAATGAAATGGTAATTTATGTATTCTATAGTAAATGTATTCTATAATGTGATAGTTTGATGCCTTCATCAGAAATCTGAAACATCTTGTCTCATGACTTTATATGATTAATCTCagtatattataattatatttatctaatttattttatatctaaattatatttatctaatttattttgattttatatatgactttattgtaaaatgaagaatatattatatattccTCATTCACATCTATTCCATACACTAATTCCCCTTTACTATAATTCTTCTCTCCTAATATCTTTATTCCTTCATACATACAagacatataaaatttttcatttttttttattattctcCATATTCCCCCGCCAATCTTCTTTTTCTCAATAATTctgtctataaaaattttat
The genomic region above belongs to Vairimorpha necatrix chromosome 3, complete sequence and contains:
- a CDS encoding ubiquitin-like protein, encoding MVKLQVVTGGTTLHLEIQDLNVSIEDFKKAVEDIMPEDKKIPSDQQILYIKQKKLESGKKLSDYISEKDEGERVFALKKTKSSLNNTKAPQTNPYKKEEINNPYPQQMNYSPQNNMAYNPYMPNQNYMPNQNYMPNSNMGYPPQHNGFSQNNMPGQNMKLSKEMIDMVMNNPTFFDQMIDVQTQGMSPEMKENFKQSTMNAFKMLQNDPSILDRINQMSGFGSPQMGYPPQIGYPPQMGYNPPYQPMYYGGYPPYSPQPPQSPGQYKTQYSGQLTALKEMGFTDEEENLKALIKANGDINYALDLLRKDANFPQN